The genomic region CACGTTCAGTACCAACAATCAGGCCGGTGTTGAGCTTGGAACCGTCAGTTACCAGCACATAGTTGTCCGTGCCGACGTCGAGCCATCGTGACATTTCTTCTCCGTACATCTGGGGAGCATCTGCGGTCTTCAGGCCTCGATTCTATCCATCTGGCTGAGGAACATCGGGCAATTGCTTTGCCGCCCACGGTTACGGCCACAGGCCACCGAGCCTAAATTTACTCATTCGAAATGCCTTGGTGGGTATGATCTGCACATGGGGACTAAACAGCACAGGAACTACTGCGAGACTTGCAACGCGATCACCAACCACGTCACGTCGTACAGCGACGACGGCGGCCGTCTGGTGGCCTCTGTGCGTTGCAGTGATCATTCGGACACCACCCTGTAGGACGCGTCGACCTTCGCCGTCGCAAGAGATCAGCGACGGCGAAGCTCCGCGAAGGGGGTACGGGCGATTTCCGGCCTACAAGTCGGCCAGCAATGAAGTTGGGGATTCGATTGCATCCGCCACGTAGCGAAGGAAACCGGCAGCTGTTCCGCCATCACAGACACGGTGGTCAAAGGTCAGGGTCAGCTCCGTGACTTTGCGGACGGCGAGTTCACCGCCGACTACCCAAGGTTTGTCGACGATCCGGCCCACGCCCAGAATTGCCACCTCTGGGTAGTTGATGATCGCCGCGGAACCGTCCACTCCGAACACGCCATAGTTGTTCACCGTGAAGGTGCCGCTGCCGAGTTCAGCTGGCGTCGCCTTCCCGTCCCGTGCGACGGCGGTCAGCCGCTTGACCTCTGCGTCTAGTTCTCGGGCGGTGAGCTTGTCCGCGTTGCGGATCGAGGGAACCACTAGGCCGCGGTCGGTCTGTGCAGCGAACCCGAGGTTGACCCCGCCGAATGACAGGATCTCCTGGGACTCCCCACCTGAAGTGTCCTCGGCGCTGACAAACCGCGTATTCAACGCCGGGTATTTCTTAAGGCCTGCCGTGACAAAGCGGGCAATGAATGCGAGCAGCCCGGGCGTGTTGTGTGTGTCGGTCTTCTTCAATCCGGCGCGGAGCTCCACCAGCGCAGTGGCATCGACGTCCACCCAGACCGTTGCCTCGGGGATCTCGGCGCGGCTGCGGGCCATGTTGGCCGCGACGGCTTTGCGCACGCCGCGGACAGGGGTCCGGCTGGTGATGTTGAGGCCGGTGCGGGAATCGATCGTGCCCGTAGGCGAGCCTGCCGAGACCCGGCTGTCAGCAGGCCCGATTTCGACAGGCTCAACCAGCGGGCGGGGCTCGTTTACGACAGGCTCAACCTCCGCCGGCTTAGTGATAGCCGCTTCAACGTCGCGGCGCATAATCAGACCGCTGTCTCCCGAACCATGCACGTGTCCAAGATCCACGCCGTGCTCTTTCGCCATCCGTCGCACGAGCGGTGAGATGACAGCACCGAGTTTGCCCGGGACACGAGTCCGCTGGAGAAGGAGATCGTCGGCTGAGGTAGTCAGTTTGGCTTCAGCCTTTGGGGTGTCGGCAGGCTCAACCAGCGACCTAGGGCGCCGGGGCCGGGTCCGCCGGACCGTTGCGTTGCCGCCAGGAGTTCCGTAGCCGATGAGGACGTTGCCGGAGCCTGCTCTTTCTTCGGTCCGGTAGATTTCGGCCGCTACGGCTTCTGCGGAACTGGTTTTGGCAGGCCCCGTTCCGACGGGCTCGGTTTCGACTAGCTCAACAACCGGGGCTTTTTCTTCGACAGGTTCGGTTTTGACAGGCTCAACCGGCGGTGCGTTGTCTTCGCCAGGCTCAACCACCGAGATTAGTGGTTTTCCTACGTCCAAGGTCTGGCCGGGTTCGCCGTGCAGCTCGGCGACGGTACCTGCGTACGGGGAGGGGACTTCCACCACGGACTTCGCCGTCTCCACTTCGGCGATGGGCTGGTCGACGCGGATTTCGTCGCCCACGGCCACGAGCCAGTTCACGAGTTCGGCTTCGGTGAGGCCTTCGCCCAAGTCAGGGAGGGGGAATACTTTGGTTTCGCTCATCTGTCAGTCTTCCCACTGGAGGTCGTCAACGGCGTCGAGGATGCGGTCCACGCCGGGCAGGTAGTAGTGCTCGAGTTTCGGTGCCGGGTACGGCACGTCGAATCCGGTGACGCGGCGGATCGGTGCCGCCAGATGGTGGAAGCAGCGTTCCTGGACCCGCGCCACGATCTCCGACGACACCGACGCGAACCCGTGCGCCTCGGCGATCACCACGGCACGGCCGGTCTTCCGGACGGACGCGGCGACGGTTTCGTCGTCGAACGGAACGATCGTTCGGATGTCGATGACCTCCAGCGAGCGGCCTTCCTCGGCGGCCGCGGCGGCGGCCGCCAGTGCGGTGGGGACGGACGGCCCGTACGCGATCAGTGTCGCGTCCGTGCCGGAGCGGGCGACGGCGGCGCTCCCCTCAGTGAACCGTCCGCTTTCGGCATTTGCCTCATACTCCGCACGTAGTGCGTCCAGGTCCACCAAGTCCTTGGACCAATACAGCTTTTTGGGCTCCATGAACATCACGGGGTCATCCGAGTCGATGGCCTCCCGGAGCATACGGTATGCATCGGCCACGGTCGCCGGCGTATAGACCTTCAGTCCGGCGGTGTGGGCGTAATAGGACTCCGACGAGTCGCAGTGGTGCTCCACTCCCCCGATGCCGCCGGCGTAGGGAACACGGATGACCATGGGCAGCTTCACCTTGCCCTTGGTTCGGTTGTGCATCTTTGCCACGTGGCTGACGATCTGCTCGAAGGCCGGATAGGCGAAGGCGTCGAACTGCATCTCGATGACGGGCCGCATGCCGTTAATGGCCATGCCCACGGCCATCCCGACGATTCCCGATTCCGCCAGGGGCGTGTCGAAGCAGCGTTGCTCTCCGAAGGTGGCCATGAGGCCATCGGTGATGCGGAAGACGCCGCCCAGTCTGCCGACGTCCTCGCCGAAGACCAGGACGGACTGATCAGCGTGCATGGCATCGGCCATCGCGGTGTTCAATGCCTTGGCCATGGTGACCGGTTGCGGTCCTGCCGCTTCCGCGGTGGCTGCGGCGGATGCGGCTGCCCGGGCGGTGGCGGAGCTGACGTTGCCATTAGCCTCAGATGATGTGGTGATGGTGGGGCTCATTCCGGGGCCTCCGTGGTAGATGAAGTGCCGGCGGCGTCTCGGGCGAGTTCGTCGGCGAGCAGGGCCGACTGTTCCTTGAGTTGCGGTGTCGGCGTGGAGAAGACGTACTTGAACAGGTCCTGGGGATCGACGGGAACATCCTCGCCAAGGCCGTTGCGGAGCTGCGTGGCAACCGCCTCCGCCTTTTCCGCGATCCGGGCTTGGCCGTCGTCGTCCAGCAGTCCTTTGCCAGTGAGGTAGGTACGCATCCGGCTCAGCGGATCCCGGGCCAGCCACTGGGCCACCTCACTGTCCTGCCGGTAGCGGGTGGCGTCGTCGGCGTTGGTGTGGGCCTGCATGCGGTAGGTGTGCGCCTCCACCAGGAGCGGGCCGGAACCCTCGCGGGCGAGCTTAACCGCACGGTCTAGAACAGCGAGGAGCGCAACGACGTCGTTGCCGTCGACCCGTTCGCCGGCCATGCCGTAACCCACGGCCTTGTGCGCGAGCGAAGGAGCGACGGACTGGTGGGCCAGCGGCACGGAGATGGCGTACTGGTTGTTCTGCACGAAGAAGACCACCGGGAGGTGGAAAACGGCCGCGAAGTTTAGGGCTTCGTGGAAGTCGCCCTCGCTGGTTGCCCC from Arthrobacter globiformis harbors:
- a CDS encoding dihydrolipoamide acetyltransferase family protein — encoded protein: MSETKVFPLPDLGEGLTEAELVNWLVAVGDEIRVDQPIAEVETAKSVVEVPSPYAGTVAELHGEPGQTLDVGKPLISVVEPGEDNAPPVEPVKTEPVEEKAPVVELVETEPVGTGPAKTSSAEAVAAEIYRTEERAGSGNVLIGYGTPGGNATVRRTRPRRPRSLVEPADTPKAEAKLTTSADDLLLQRTRVPGKLGAVISPLVRRMAKEHGVDLGHVHGSGDSGLIMRRDVEAAITKPAEVEPVVNEPRPLVEPVEIGPADSRVSAGSPTGTIDSRTGLNITSRTPVRGVRKAVAANMARSRAEIPEATVWVDVDATALVELRAGLKKTDTHNTPGLLAFIARFVTAGLKKYPALNTRFVSAEDTSGGESQEILSFGGVNLGFAAQTDRGLVVPSIRNADKLTARELDAEVKRLTAVARDGKATPAELGSGTFTVNNYGVFGVDGSAAIINYPEVAILGVGRIVDKPWVVGGELAVRKVTELTLTFDHRVCDGGTAAGFLRYVADAIESPTSLLADL
- a CDS encoding alpha-ketoacid dehydrogenase subunit beta; amino-acid sequence: MSPTITTSSEANGNVSSATARAAASAAATAEAAGPQPVTMAKALNTAMADAMHADQSVLVFGEDVGRLGGVFRITDGLMATFGEQRCFDTPLAESGIVGMAVGMAINGMRPVIEMQFDAFAYPAFEQIVSHVAKMHNRTKGKVKLPMVIRVPYAGGIGGVEHHCDSSESYYAHTAGLKVYTPATVADAYRMLREAIDSDDPVMFMEPKKLYWSKDLVDLDALRAEYEANAESGRFTEGSAAVARSGTDATLIAYGPSVPTALAAAAAAAEEGRSLEVIDIRTIVPFDDETVAASVRKTGRAVVIAEAHGFASVSSEIVARVQERCFHHLAAPIRRVTGFDVPYPAPKLEHYYLPGVDRILDAVDDLQWED